ATCGGTGTTGCGGAATCCGGCCATTCGCCATCTACACGCGCATTTCTGCCACGGCGCCACGACGGTGGCAATGTTTGCCAGCCGGATCAGCGGCCGGCCTTTCAGCTTTACCGCCCACGCCAAAGATATTTACCTAAAGGAATTGAATCCCGGTGATTTGTTGCAAATCAAAATGCGTCGCGCCAAATTTGCCGTGACCTGCACCGGTGCCAACCAGCAACATCTGGACGCCTGCAAAGGCAGCGATATTGCCGTGCACCGGATTTATCACGGCCTGGACACCGATTTGTTTGTGCCGGAGCCACGCGAGCAAGCCGCCGCTGACCCTGTTCCAACCATTCTGTCAGTTGGGCGGCTGGTCGAGAAAAAAGGCTTCGATTATCTGGTCAGAGCCTGCGCGATACTGCGCGACCGCGGCGTCAAATTTAACTGCCGTATCGTCGGTGGCGCCGATAAGTACGCGCAAGTAATCAAACAACTGATCGCCGAACTGGATTTACAAGATGTGGTCAGCCTGCCCGGCGCGGTAACGCAGGAAGAACTACGCGGTATTTATCAGCAAGGCGATGTGTTTGCGCTGCCGTGTCTGGTGGTGGACAACGGCGACCGCGACGGCATTCCGAATGTCTTGGTCGAAGCGATGGCGATGGAAATGCCGGTCGTCTCCACCGACATTTCCGGCATCCCGGAACTGATTCAAGACCAAATCAACGGCCTGCTGGTACCGGAGAAAAATGCCGCAGCCATGGCCGATGCCATCGAACGTTTGTTAAAAGATCAGGCTCTGCGCCAGCGCCTGGGCCAAGCCGCGCGGCAAAACGTCTGCCGGGATTTCAACTCCCGCCACACCACGGTAGCCTTGAAAAATCTGTTCGACGCCTGCCTGGCAGGTGAAATGGTGGAAGCGCATGTCTGCTGTACTGAACATTCTTAATACCTACCCGCGTCTGCAGGCGCTGGCAGCGCCGTATTGCGATATGTCTGCAACAGAATTGCTGGCGTATTTCCATGGCCGGCGGCATGTCCGCTATTTTTCGGTGATCGACGAAGAGCAAAATACCCCGGAAAAACTGGACGGCGTATTGCGCAATCGCTTTGATTTCAACCACGAGGCCTATCAGCTGAATGATGACTTCGACTGGCTCAGCAACCCCAGCGCCGATGTCGAATGGCTGATCCTGTTGCACAAGTTTTATTACGCGGTCGGCTTGGGCCGGCGCTTTGCAGAGACCGGCGATCGGCGCTACCGCGATAAATGGCAAGCGCTGACTCGTCGTTGGATAGCTAGCGTACCCATTGATTTTCTCTCCAGCGACGTCACCGGCCGCCGCGTGCAAAACTGGATTTTTGCCTACCGCTATTTTGTCTCGGCGGCCAACCAATTGGCCATCGATGCGCAGTTTCATCTGGATTTTCTGGCCTCGCTACAACAACAAGTGGCTTATCTGTGCGACCACCTGACCCCGGCCCGCAATCACCGCACCCTGGAGCTTTACGCGATTTTTCTGGCGGCAGTGGTGTTTCCGGAATTATCCGGTGCCGACGATTGGTTGAAATTTTCGATTGCCGAATTGCAACGCAACCTGCAAACCGACTTGCTTGCCGACGGCGTGCATTGCGAGTTATCGACCGATTATCACCACATTGTCCTGCGCAACTTTCTAGGCATTCGTCGCTTGGCGATGATGAACGACATCGCGCTGCCGGCCGACATGGACGCAGCCATCAAAAAGGCTCTGAAATTTTGCCTGCATGCGCATAAACCCGACGGTTTTATTCCGGCCATCAGCGACGGCGACAGCGCCAATTTCCTTGACTTACTGCGCCAAGGCCACGAGCTGTACCAAGATGAGGCGATGCTGTACGTCGCCACAGCCGGCCAACAAGGCCAAGCACCGGCAGAGCGTTCAAAAACCTTTACCGCCAGCGGCTACAGCATCTTGCGCAGCGGCTGGGGTGATCAAGGCGAAGCGTATCAAGACGAACGCTATTTGTTTTTCGATTGCGCGCCGCTGGGGGCCGGCAATCACGGACATCTGGATTTACTGAATATCGAAATGGCGGCTTACGGCC
The window above is part of the Methylomonas sp. ZR1 genome. Proteins encoded here:
- a CDS encoding glycosyltransferase gives rise to the protein MQNHDSQAQVAYILKGFPRTSETFITNEIHLLETLGLKLSIFSIKQLEGQKHHAVVDQIKAPVTYLPQADDLTGRSFWIWLKENLPKFTASHGRLFLKRPIAYIGALLECFSMSIKYRESGWDFPRTVFIKEFLQAGTIAESVLRNPAIRHLHAHFCHGATTVAMFASRISGRPFSFTAHAKDIYLKELNPGDLLQIKMRRAKFAVTCTGANQQHLDACKGSDIAVHRIYHGLDTDLFVPEPREQAAADPVPTILSVGRLVEKKGFDYLVRACAILRDRGVKFNCRIVGGADKYAQVIKQLIAELDLQDVVSLPGAVTQEELRGIYQQGDVFALPCLVVDNGDRDGIPNVLVEAMAMEMPVVSTDISGIPELIQDQINGLLVPEKNAAAMADAIERLLKDQALRQRLGQAARQNVCRDFNSRHTTVALKNLFDACLAGEMVEAHVCCTEHS
- a CDS encoding alginate lyase family protein → MSAVLNILNTYPRLQALAAPYCDMSATELLAYFHGRRHVRYFSVIDEEQNTPEKLDGVLRNRFDFNHEAYQLNDDFDWLSNPSADVEWLILLHKFYYAVGLGRRFAETGDRRYRDKWQALTRRWIASVPIDFLSSDVTGRRVQNWIFAYRYFVSAANQLAIDAQFHLDFLASLQQQVAYLCDHLTPARNHRTLELYAIFLAAVVFPELSGADDWLKFSIAELQRNLQTDLLADGVHCELSTDYHHIVLRNFLGIRRLAMMNDIALPADMDAAIKKALKFCLHAHKPDGFIPAISDGDSANFLDLLRQGHELYQDEAMLYVATAGQQGQAPAERSKTFTASGYSILRSGWGDQGEAYQDERYLFFDCAPLGAGNHGHLDLLNIEMAAYGRSLIVDPGRYTYDESGDTNWRVLFRGTGYHNTVQVDGKNQALYAPHTRKYKIQGPEPVREFKCALHRPGFDYLHGIAASHEYPVIHERKILFIAGEYWLICDVLRAKQNHDYELLFHLDALAQQRTTTRVDAAGLRVDSPNLLMLQAAQPDTQLTLEQGFISPSYGVKHPSPVVKFAAHAADYCFLTVLFPYQSTPPRLTLEQLPVRQHGQSVGNTIASALRIHSQQAHGEYHDTLFLAHREGGSYAFADLQTDSAFVFRRQDNQGRVIAWHTESAAAARG